A genome region from Candidatus Firestonebacteria bacterium RIFOXYD2_FULL_39_29 includes the following:
- a CDS encoding ribonuclease III, producing the protein MNRSDFETKTDLEEFQKIIGYRFKAVDVLATVFSHSSFVNENKLQKKESNERLEFLGDAVVGVIANRYLFEKYPEANEGFLTRVKSLAVSQPSLAGAARKCNLGGYLFLGRGEEASEGRDKESTLSNAFEALAGAIYLDGGLENATRFMKEFVLNDLIVDEREAKDYKSELQELIQKKFKKRPIYHIASEEGPEHKKTFIVRVAFSGKILGEGRGKNKKEAELNAAKEALKAF; encoded by the coding sequence ATGAACAGATCTGACTTTGAAACAAAAACAGATCTTGAAGAGTTTCAAAAAATAATCGGCTACCGGTTTAAAGCCGTTGATGTTTTGGCTACGGTTTTTTCTCACTCTTCTTTTGTTAACGAGAACAAACTTCAAAAAAAAGAATCTAACGAACGTTTGGAGTTTCTCGGGGATGCGGTTGTAGGCGTCATAGCAAACCGGTACTTATTTGAGAAATATCCGGAGGCAAACGAAGGCTTTCTTACCAGGGTTAAATCTCTGGCGGTAAGTCAGCCCAGTTTAGCCGGGGCTGCAAGAAAGTGCAATCTTGGGGGTTATTTGTTCCTTGGAAGAGGAGAAGAAGCCTCAGAAGGCAGGGATAAGGAGTCTACACTCTCAAACGCATTTGAAGCGCTTGCCGGGGCTATATATTTAGACGGCGGTTTAGAAAACGCTACCAGGTTCATGAAAGAATTTGTTTTAAATGACCTGATTGTAGATGAAAGGGAAGCAAAGGATTATAAGTCCGAGCTTCAGGAACTTATTCAGAAAAAGTTTAAAAAAAGACCGATTTATCATATTGCCTCGGAAGAGGGGCCTGAACACAAAAAGACATTTATCGTAAGAGTCGCTTTTAGCGGAAAAATTTTAGGAGAAGGCCGTGGTAAAAACAAAAAAGAGGCAGAGTTGAATGCTGCAAAAGAAGCGTTGAAAGCTTTTTAA